A window of Cohnella herbarum contains these coding sequences:
- a CDS encoding nucleotide sugar dehydrogenase, translating into MSAVSAEQLATASLADQLMQKLAEKTAVIGVVGLGYVGLPLAVEKAKAGFRVIGFDVQSNRVDMVNQGVNYIGDVVDSDLKTIINDRLLKATTDYSFIDEVDAVAICVPTPLDRYQQPDTSYVESSTEAIMKHLKPGMLVVLESTTYPGTTEEVVKPILEKSGLKCGVDFFLAYSPERVDPGNKSFNTKNTPKVVGGVTQRCTEVAAAMYGAVLEGEIHQVSSPAVAEMEKIYENTFRHINIALANEMAILCNRMGIDVWEVIDAAKTKPYGFMAFYPGPGLGGHCIPIDPFYLTWKAREYNYHTRLIELAGEINNAMPEFVVEKMSHILNMDRKALNGSKIVIVGVAYKKDIDDYRESPVLKIIELLEYKGAELVICDPYVKSFKHNKRVYETVNVGADDYATANLTLITTDHSNVDYESILRYSKKILDTRNALKHLSPSKDNYFRL; encoded by the coding sequence ATGAGCGCGGTTTCAGCAGAACAACTAGCAACTGCTTCACTGGCGGATCAGTTGATGCAGAAGCTTGCCGAGAAAACGGCTGTAATTGGCGTAGTTGGCTTAGGGTATGTAGGATTACCGTTAGCCGTCGAGAAAGCTAAAGCTGGATTTCGCGTAATAGGTTTCGATGTTCAGTCCAATCGAGTAGATATGGTTAATCAAGGGGTTAATTACATCGGCGATGTGGTTGATTCAGATCTAAAGACTATCATCAATGATCGATTACTTAAAGCCACTACAGATTATTCCTTCATCGATGAAGTTGATGCGGTTGCCATCTGCGTTCCAACACCGCTTGATCGTTATCAACAACCGGATACAAGCTACGTGGAGTCCTCAACGGAAGCCATCATGAAGCATCTCAAGCCAGGAATGCTTGTAGTGCTAGAAAGTACTACGTATCCGGGTACGACTGAAGAAGTCGTTAAACCGATACTTGAAAAATCAGGGCTCAAGTGCGGCGTGGATTTCTTCCTCGCCTATTCGCCTGAACGAGTGGATCCGGGCAATAAGAGCTTTAATACGAAGAACACTCCTAAGGTCGTTGGAGGCGTCACGCAACGTTGCACGGAAGTAGCCGCAGCCATGTATGGGGCAGTGTTAGAAGGCGAAATTCATCAAGTCTCAAGCCCAGCCGTTGCCGAGATGGAGAAGATCTACGAAAATACGTTTCGTCACATTAATATAGCCCTTGCCAATGAAATGGCTATCTTGTGTAATCGTATGGGCATCGATGTGTGGGAAGTGATTGACGCAGCGAAGACTAAACCCTATGGATTCATGGCGTTCTACCCTGGTCCTGGTCTTGGCGGGCATTGTATTCCGATCGATCCATTCTATTTGACATGGAAAGCACGGGAGTATAACTACCATACAAGGCTGATTGAGCTAGCTGGCGAGATTAATAATGCGATGCCTGAGTTTGTTGTAGAAAAGATGAGTCACATTCTCAACATGGATCGAAAAGCTTTGAACGGTTCGAAGATCGTTATCGTTGGCGTTGCGTATAAAAAGGATATCGATGATTATCGGGAATCGCCAGTACTAAAGATCATAGAACTTCTTGAGTATAAAGGTGCAGAATTAGTTATTTGTGATCCATATGTGAAGAGTTTTAAACATAATAAGAGGGTTTATGAGACGGTTAATGTAGGAGCTGATGATTATGCAACTGCAAACCTTACGCTGATTACAACCGATCATTCTAACGTAGATTATGAATCGATCTTGCGTTATTCAAAGAAAATTCTCGATACCCGAAATGCTTTGAAGCATCTAAGTCCAAGTAAGGACAACTATTTCCGTCTGTGA
- a CDS encoding DegT/DnrJ/EryC1/StrS family aminotransferase, translating to MTQNIQLIDLKRQYESIKDEIRTSVFDVLDSGNYILGPHVQKLEQEIADYCGAQYAIGVANGTDALLLSLDALGIGPGDEVITTPFTFFATAEVISQLGAIPVFIDIDPKTYNIDCSKIEHSITEKTKAIIPVHIFGQPANMDEILLLADKYNLHVIEDACQAIGSEYKGKRIGSMGTVGCFSFFPTKNLGGYGDGGIIVTNDEQLAKRLRILRAHGSNPKYYHSMIGYNSRLDPLQAAMLSVKLKYLDGWNTRRKELSLRYNEALKDLPITCPYAEDDRRHVYHLYIIQSDNRNELISYLENNGVASGVYYPVPLHRQEVYSDLGYQEGSMPVSEEASKRTLALPLYPEMTDGEQNYVISIVRNFFEKKVSQ from the coding sequence ATGACGCAAAATATTCAATTGATAGACTTGAAACGACAATATGAAAGCATAAAGGATGAAATCAGAACATCGGTGTTCGATGTTCTTGATAGCGGGAATTATATATTAGGACCTCACGTCCAGAAACTCGAGCAAGAAATCGCTGATTATTGCGGGGCTCAATATGCGATTGGAGTGGCTAATGGTACAGATGCGCTGTTACTGAGTTTAGATGCTCTAGGTATCGGTCCAGGCGATGAGGTGATAACAACACCCTTTACTTTTTTTGCAACCGCAGAAGTAATCTCACAATTAGGTGCCATTCCGGTATTTATCGATATCGATCCTAAAACTTATAATATAGATTGTTCCAAAATCGAACATTCCATTACCGAGAAAACTAAAGCCATTATCCCTGTACATATATTCGGACAACCAGCCAATATGGATGAGATCTTATTGCTTGCAGATAAATATAACCTGCATGTCATAGAGGACGCGTGTCAAGCTATTGGATCAGAATATAAAGGGAAAAGAATAGGCTCTATGGGAACGGTAGGATGCTTCTCGTTCTTCCCAACCAAGAACCTCGGAGGGTATGGGGATGGTGGCATCATTGTTACCAATGACGAGCAACTGGCCAAACGATTAAGAATCCTAAGAGCGCATGGAAGTAATCCGAAGTATTATCATTCCATGATCGGCTATAATAGTCGTCTTGATCCTTTGCAAGCCGCGATGCTGTCCGTAAAATTAAAGTACTTAGATGGCTGGAATACAAGAAGGAAAGAGTTGAGCTTAAGGTATAACGAAGCGCTTAAGGATCTTCCTATCACGTGCCCCTATGCAGAGGATGATCGCAGACATGTATATCATCTCTATATCATTCAATCCGATAATAGGAATGAATTGATAAGTTATCTAGAGAATAACGGAGTAGCATCGGGTGTCTATTATCCAGTTCCGCTACACAGACAGGAAGTTTATTCGGACCTTGGGTACCAGGAAGGTAGTATGCCGGTATCGGAAGAAGCATCCAAACGGACTTTAGCATTACCATTGTATCCGGAAATGACAGATGGAGAACAGAATTACGTAATTAGTATCGTCCGGAATTTCTTTGAGAAGAAGGTGAGTCAATGA
- a CDS encoding Gfo/Idh/MocA family protein has protein sequence MVNFSLVGCGFIAQKHSEAIARIPTARIYAVCDKIQENMKLYQDKHNAIPYEDFDVMLQDEKIDVVNICTPSGTHATLAIKAANAGKHIILEKPMALSEKDARDILNACEKNKVKLAVIHPNRFRPALIELKKLLDKGKFGKISHINATVRWNRNKEYYEQAPWRGTRVMDGGVLMNQAIHNLDLLLWLMGPVGELQAYTATRFRDIECEDVAVAVVTFESGALGVIETATTVYPKNLEESISIFGEKGTAIIRGTHANKFEHLVIEGLSDDETKTIMDIGEKQQEKSGHAWIIEDMIECINNDKQPIIGGQDGLNAVKLVNAITEAAESKRPVISTTNKR, from the coding sequence ATGGTAAATTTTTCATTAGTTGGTTGCGGATTTATCGCGCAGAAACACTCAGAAGCGATAGCGCGGATTCCAACAGCACGAATATACGCTGTATGCGACAAAATACAAGAAAACATGAAATTATATCAAGATAAGCATAATGCGATTCCCTACGAAGATTTTGATGTTATGCTTCAGGATGAGAAAATAGATGTGGTTAATATCTGTACGCCTAGCGGAACACATGCAACTCTGGCGATTAAGGCAGCAAATGCAGGTAAACACATCATATTAGAGAAGCCAATGGCGCTATCCGAAAAAGATGCCAGAGATATATTGAACGCATGCGAGAAGAATAAGGTTAAGCTGGCCGTTATTCATCCTAATCGGTTCAGACCGGCTTTGATTGAGTTGAAGAAGCTATTGGATAAAGGGAAATTCGGGAAAATTAGTCATATCAATGCAACAGTAAGATGGAACCGAAATAAGGAGTATTATGAACAAGCGCCATGGAGAGGAACAAGGGTAATGGATGGCGGAGTGCTGATGAACCAAGCCATCCATAACCTTGACCTTCTACTCTGGCTCATGGGGCCGGTTGGTGAGCTTCAAGCATACACGGCAACACGATTTCGTGATATCGAGTGCGAGGACGTAGCCGTAGCCGTGGTTACTTTTGAATCAGGAGCATTAGGAGTCATTGAAACAGCAACTACTGTTTATCCTAAAAACCTTGAAGAATCTATTAGTATATTTGGTGAGAAGGGGACTGCTATTATCCGAGGGACGCATGCTAATAAGTTCGAACATTTGGTGATAGAGGGTTTATCAGATGACGAAACGAAAACCATAATGGATATAGGAGAAAAACAGCAAGAAAAGTCAGGTCATGCATGGATTATCGAAGATATGATTGAATGTATCAATAATGACAAACAGCCTATAATAGGCGGTCAAGATGGACTCAACGCGGTAAAGTTGGTTAATGCGATTACCGAGGCAGCGGAAAGCAAACGGCCTGTTATATCTACTACTAATAAAAGGTGA
- a CDS encoding O-antigen ligase family protein yields MSKKQRRYSSTNQSNTMNLYHRFLFGSIFLILLLFSFKRALFQGEQSIFEGPIYAWFICISLLLVLVVSGTMYLKGFYNSRITIVHFVAYLLPISYALSMVSPASSHGSSIGFQIHFGYAACFLIALFLTTNLKGANALIKILLSVSYILVIFGLANWFGDASFWGIFNWSETPGMVSNIYRDAVLNQGVDARLTSVFQYPNSYAALLMGIMIITLLAMVSTRKIKSLVVYSIFVVPLIVSFILTASRGAFVVLPFILFIVLPFLKFSKQLLFVIYTFIAVIISFIISSYLFNEGIDLQVSFSPAKAFLAWVVLLVFSVLFTGISLLIYKYLLIRLEAKTVKWESSRFSNFHLPAIGIVLGGLLALLLFTNTGFTNLLPDNIKSRIDSININQNSVLERGTFYQDAIRLWKDYPVTGAGGGAWKSLYEQYQNNPYTSKEAHSFYLQLLVETGVVGLLSLIILLSVVFYHFIKSYLRKSERDCIPHLSFFVLALAILVHSSLDFNMSFVILGMIVFLCLGGMLGGNELVPFRFQSKISVNRWFYSYPSILLIGSITLLIFSAIDLSSNNQYKSARDNAVQGTSLEEIFTPLNSAISKEKHPEYLDLKMEILVQLYSQSRSPEHRDELEKLLIIGNQLEPNYKPFIQRKLDLLMIDKQYDQALDLIEKSLISHPWEILYFEALANIHFQYGLDNLNNPNKAKEQWKLGLAIEQRVLAKAKGLEALPDAQTQGREFGITSNLALTLGQINYYQGDYSIAAKYLQARLDTTFDDSNDYEAALYYLAALQKQSQSDPVLMETMLATQQDKEQLTSKLEMLLNQSPLQ; encoded by the coding sequence ATGTCTAAGAAGCAACGAAGATACAGCTCCACAAATCAATCAAATACTATGAACTTGTACCATCGTTTTCTTTTCGGCTCCATCTTTCTTATTCTTTTATTGTTTTCATTTAAGAGAGCACTATTTCAAGGAGAACAATCCATTTTCGAAGGTCCCATTTATGCATGGTTTATTTGTATATCCCTACTCCTTGTATTAGTTGTTTCTGGCACAATGTACTTAAAAGGTTTTTATAACTCACGAATTACCATCGTACACTTCGTTGCTTACTTATTGCCGATATCCTACGCCTTATCAATGGTCTCTCCCGCATCTTCCCATGGTTCCTCTATTGGCTTTCAGATCCATTTCGGATATGCTGCTTGCTTTCTAATTGCTTTATTCTTAACCACTAATCTTAAAGGTGCAAATGCCTTAATCAAAATTCTTCTCTCGGTGTCTTACATCTTGGTAATCTTCGGCTTAGCTAACTGGTTCGGTGATGCCTCCTTCTGGGGCATATTTAATTGGTCCGAAACGCCTGGAATGGTTAGTAATATATATCGTGACGCTGTATTAAATCAAGGAGTGGATGCGCGACTAACATCCGTATTCCAATACCCGAACAGTTATGCTGCGCTACTAATGGGTATCATGATAATTACTCTTCTAGCTATGGTGTCTACACGTAAGATCAAGTCCCTAGTTGTTTATTCCATTTTCGTTGTTCCTTTAATCGTTTCCTTTATCCTAACAGCTTCGCGTGGCGCATTCGTGGTATTACCTTTTATATTGTTCATTGTGCTACCTTTCTTAAAGTTCTCAAAGCAATTACTATTTGTTATTTATACATTTATAGCAGTGATAATATCATTTATAATTTCAAGTTACTTGTTTAATGAGGGTATTGATTTACAAGTATCCTTTAGCCCCGCGAAGGCATTTCTTGCCTGGGTGGTCCTATTAGTATTTAGCGTCTTGTTTACCGGTATCTCTCTACTGATCTATAAGTATCTTCTAATAAGGTTAGAAGCTAAAACCGTAAAATGGGAATCATCTCGTTTCTCTAATTTTCATTTGCCAGCAATAGGTATAGTATTGGGTGGCCTGTTAGCTTTACTACTCTTCACTAATACAGGTTTTACAAACCTATTACCAGATAATATTAAATCTCGAATCGACAGCATCAATATCAATCAGAACAGTGTGCTTGAAAGAGGCACCTTCTATCAAGATGCTATTCGGCTATGGAAAGACTATCCGGTAACTGGCGCCGGTGGCGGTGCTTGGAAATCGTTATACGAACAGTATCAGAACAATCCCTATACTAGCAAGGAAGCTCATAGTTTTTATTTGCAGTTACTAGTAGAAACCGGAGTCGTTGGACTTCTCTCGCTAATAATATTACTTTCGGTTGTATTCTATCATTTCATAAAATCTTACCTTCGTAAGTCTGAGCGGGATTGTATCCCTCATCTGAGTTTCTTTGTTTTAGCTCTTGCTATACTTGTACATAGCAGTCTTGATTTCAATATGAGTTTTGTAATTCTTGGTATGATTGTATTCCTCTGCCTTGGGGGTATGTTAGGTGGCAATGAACTTGTTCCATTTAGATTCCAGAGTAAGATCTCAGTTAACAGATGGTTTTATTCCTACCCGTCTATTTTACTCATTGGTAGCATCACTTTATTAATTTTCTCGGCGATTGATCTATCAAGTAATAATCAATATAAATCGGCAAGGGATAATGCAGTACAAGGAACTTCTCTCGAAGAAATCTTTACCCCCTTGAATAGTGCAATCTCTAAAGAGAAGCATCCAGAATACCTTGATCTTAAAATGGAAATATTAGTACAACTATATTCTCAATCTCGAAGCCCGGAACATCGGGACGAATTAGAAAAACTTCTTATTATCGGGAATCAACTGGAGCCAAACTATAAACCATTCATCCAAAGAAAACTCGACCTATTAATGATTGATAAACAATACGATCAAGCATTGGATCTAATCGAAAAGTCTCTGATCAGCCACCCTTGGGAAATTTTATATTTTGAAGCATTGGCCAATATACATTTCCAGTATGGCTTAGATAATTTGAATAATCCAAACAAAGCGAAAGAGCAATGGAAGTTGGGACTTGCAATTGAACAACGTGTCCTTGCTAAAGCTAAGGGTTTAGAAGCTTTACCCGATGCACAGACCCAAGGACGTGAATTCGGAATTACTTCTAATCTTGCACTTACTCTAGGACAGATCAATTACTATCAAGGTGATTATTCAATCGCTGCGAAGTACTTACAAGCACGATTAGACACTACCTTTGATGATTCTAATGATTATGAAGCTGCTCTCTACTACCTGGCTGCGCTGCAGAAACAATCTCAATCAGACCCTGTATTAATGGAGACGATGCTAGCTACACAGCAAGACAAGGAACAGTTAACTAGCAAATTGGAGATGCTCTTAAACCAATCCCCCCTTCAATAA